A stretch of the Procambarus clarkii isolate CNS0578487 chromosome 47, FALCON_Pclarkii_2.0, whole genome shotgun sequence genome encodes the following:
- the LOC123762912 gene encoding uncharacterized protein — translation MRTLLLVLAVAGPCLSAKLPTIPGIPPGSGRQVFPESSNDLSFGGQDFLGSYLPPKNPPCDPVTETQAETTTVTSYKDQPGSTVITEFVTQTVTSTKREVSTSFTTIVTGGGRPSTTYTTLLSTKFITIIQTDVITRPGDVATVTDTRTQVSTNTQVITQVSTIINTIGKTITSTQVTTAVLTTTYTQTRTQTSTQVVTITQPGVTSTQVKTNVQTTLVTRTLPGETRYTTLTQVSTTYVTSVITLPAVTSTVMPTLVNTIRSTVVNTVGSIVVSTKIQTRTQLETDITTQITTQQLPTTIYQTKTVSSVFTTTSYTTDLVVSTVVKGTTLTTTVTGGGSDKTVYVTNTVTSTVIQDGGVSTTQVVSIVTRTDVVTSTVTSTRIETGTNTISLPCTSTARYNYDKPKVAFNFAG, via the coding sequence ATGCGCACTCTGCTGCTAGTGCTGGCGGTGGCTGGGCCCTGCCTCTCTGCCAagctccccaccatccctggcaTCCCTCCAGGCAGCGGTAGGCAGGTTTTCCCAGAGTCCTCCAACGACCTCTCCTTTGGAGGGCAGGACTTCCTGGGGTCCTACCTGCCACCCAAAAACCCCCCATGCGACCCAGTGACGGAGACGCAGGCGGAGACCACGACTGTCACCTCCTACAAGGACCAGCCAGGGTCTACCGTCATCACGGAGTTCGTGACGCAGACGGTGACCAGCACGAAGAGAGAAGTATCCACATCTTTCACCACTATCGTCACCGGTGGGGGTCGCCCCTCCACCACGTACACCACTCTCCTCTCAACTAAGTTCATCACCATCATTCAGACGGACGTCATCACCCGCCCAGGAGACGTTGCTACTGTCACCGACACAAGGACGCAggtcagcacaaacacccaggtcATCACACAGGtgtccaccatcatcaacaccataggcaagaccatcaccagcacccaggtCACCACAGCAGTCctgaccaccacctacacccagacACGCACGCAGACAAGTACTCAGGTGGTGACCATCACCCAGCCGGGTGTGACCAGCACCCAGGTGAAGACCAATGTTCAAACTACTCTAGTGACCCGCACCTTGCCGGGCGAGACCCGGTACACCACGCTCACCCAGGTCTCCACCACCTACGTCACCAGCGTCATTACACTCCCGGCCGTCACCTCGACGGTGATGCCGACGCTAGTCAACACCATCAGGAGTACTGTGGTGAACACCGTTGGCAGTATAGTTGTCAGCACCAAAATCCAGACCCGTACCCAACTGGAGACCGACATAACCACACAAATCACCACCCAGCAGCTGCCTACCACCATCTACCAGACCAAGACAGTGTCTTCggtcttcaccaccaccagctacaccacagaCCTGGTGGTGTCGACGGTGGTGAAgggcaccaccctcaccaccaccgtaACAGGCGGCGGCTCAGACAAAACTGTTTACGTGACCAACACTGTCACTTCCACCGTGATTCAAGACGGCGGCGTCAGCACCACGCAGGTAGTGAGCATTGTCACCCGCACCGATGTGGTCACCAGCACCGTCACCAGCACGCGAATTGAGACGGGAACCAACACCATCTCCCTGCCCTGCACCTCCACGGCCCGATACAACTACGACAAGCCAAAGGTTGCCTTCAACTTCGCAGGTTAA